In Oryza brachyantha chromosome 1, ObraRS2, whole genome shotgun sequence, the following are encoded in one genomic region:
- the LOC102717211 gene encoding uncharacterized protein LOC102717211 isoform X1 yields the protein MKSDDIAQNRGGSRNFAETQQYMDFTFGVERASTLNTYAVMKSGMKNVDKTGCSGPIPSQKAQRVLDDYKAKTQNENSQELDGKILYSIGGGLSHGRVPIGNGAVKKADVLAATKSSIVRPTKSASYQCVIEENTKLKINEINIEENSVNRELIMSIFTNLGQEPPATLLSRLANIDARRHEAMGSSHSGSDLDDDMGSNEDLGDGVYSDEDSDGDMHTNGDMGNSEDERDTMHWDENLDVEVHMTDDVDIHNNSYNGLGGKNFIDIDRENNFHDLDDYD from the exons ATGAAATCTGATGATATTGCTCAAAATAGAGGGGGTTCACGAAATTTTGCAGAGACACAACAATACATG GATTTTACTTTTGGTGTTGAAAGGGCCAGCACTTTAAATACTTATGCTGTAATGAAATCTGGAATGAAAAATGTGGATAAAACTGGTTGCAGTGGTCCTATCCCTAGTCAGAAAGCACAAAGAGTCTTG gatgacTACAAAGCGAAAACCCAAAATGAGAACTCACAAGAATTGGATGGAAAGATTTTGTACTCCATTGGAGGAGGCCTGTCCCATGGCCGTGTACCGATAGGCAATGGTGCTGTCAAGAAGGCGGATGTTTTGGCAGCTACTAAATCAAGTATTGTTAGGCCAACCAAGTCTGCTTCCTATCAGTGTGTCATTGAAGAAAACACTAAACTAAAGATCAATGAGATTAACATTGAAGAAAATAGTGTTAACCGTGAGCTTATCATG AGTATTTTTACTAATCTTGGACAAGAACCACCTGCTACTCTACTAAGTCGTCTAGCGAATATTGATGCACGTCGTCACGAG GCAATGGGGTCATCACATTCTGGCTCTGACTTAGATGATGACATGGGTAGTAACGAGGACTTGGGTGATGGTGTTTACAGCGATGAAGACTCGGATGGTGATATGCACACGAATGGTGATATGGGTAACAGTGAGGATGAGCGTGATACTATGCACTGGGATGAGAACTTGGATGTTGAGGTGCACATGACTGATGACGTTGATATTCACAACAATAGCTACAATGGCCTAGGTGGTAAGAACTTCATTGACATAGATCGTGAAAACAACTTCCATGACCTTGATGATTATGACTAA
- the LOC102717211 gene encoding uncharacterized protein LOC102717211 isoform X2 yields the protein MILLKIEGVHEILQRHNNTWASTLNTYAVMKSGMKNVDKTGCSGPIPSQKAQRVLDDYKAKTQNENSQELDGKILYSIGGGLSHGRVPIGNGAVKKADVLAATKSSIVRPTKSASYQCVIEENTKLKINEINIEENSVNRELIMSIFTNLGQEPPATLLSRLANIDARRHEAMGSSHSGSDLDDDMGSNEDLGDGVYSDEDSDGDMHTNGDMGNSEDERDTMHWDENLDVEVHMTDDVDIHNNSYNGLGGKNFIDIDRENNFHDLDDYD from the exons ATGATATTGCTCAAAATAGAGGGGGTTCACGAAATTTTGCAGAGACACAACAATACATG GGCCAGCACTTTAAATACTTATGCTGTAATGAAATCTGGAATGAAAAATGTGGATAAAACTGGTTGCAGTGGTCCTATCCCTAGTCAGAAAGCACAAAGAGTCTTG gatgacTACAAAGCGAAAACCCAAAATGAGAACTCACAAGAATTGGATGGAAAGATTTTGTACTCCATTGGAGGAGGCCTGTCCCATGGCCGTGTACCGATAGGCAATGGTGCTGTCAAGAAGGCGGATGTTTTGGCAGCTACTAAATCAAGTATTGTTAGGCCAACCAAGTCTGCTTCCTATCAGTGTGTCATTGAAGAAAACACTAAACTAAAGATCAATGAGATTAACATTGAAGAAAATAGTGTTAACCGTGAGCTTATCATG AGTATTTTTACTAATCTTGGACAAGAACCACCTGCTACTCTACTAAGTCGTCTAGCGAATATTGATGCACGTCGTCACGAG GCAATGGGGTCATCACATTCTGGCTCTGACTTAGATGATGACATGGGTAGTAACGAGGACTTGGGTGATGGTGTTTACAGCGATGAAGACTCGGATGGTGATATGCACACGAATGGTGATATGGGTAACAGTGAGGATGAGCGTGATACTATGCACTGGGATGAGAACTTGGATGTTGAGGTGCACATGACTGATGACGTTGATATTCACAACAATAGCTACAATGGCCTAGGTGGTAAGAACTTCATTGACATAGATCGTGAAAACAACTTCCATGACCTTGATGATTATGACTAA